A stretch of DNA from Micromonospora peucetia:
ACTCACCGCGCTGGCCGCCACGCCGGCACTGGCGCCACTGGCCGGCTGGGACGCCGCCGCGCTGAGCTGGCTGGTGCTGGTCTGGCACAAGTTGTGGCCGATGGACGCGCGGTGGACGGCCCGGTTGGCGGTGTACGAGGATCCGAACCGGGCGGCCCGGGACGCGCTGTTGCTCGCCGCCTGCCTGGCCAGCCTGCTGGCCGTCGGCGTCGTGTTGACCCACGCGCACGGGACACCCGCCACGCCCGCCCGCAACGTCTACGGCGGGCTGGGCGTCCTGAGCGTGCTGCTGTCCTGGCTGGTGGTGCACACCGTGTTCGCCGCCCGGTACGCCCGGATCTACTACACGGGGCCGGACGGTGGGATCGACTTCAACCAGCCGGAGCCGCCGCGCTACTCGGACTTCGCCTACCTGGCGTTCACGGTCGGGATGACCTTCCAGGTCTCCGACACGAACCTGACCAGCAACGAGATGCGGCGCACGGCGCTGCGACACTCAATGGTGTCGTACCTGTTCGGGGCGTTCATCATCGCGGTCACGGTGAACCTGCTGGCCAGCCTGGCGAGTTGAACCGCCTGACGAGGTAAGCCGGTCTGGTGGAATGAGGGAGGGCCCTCCCGGACAGGCGGGCGCCCCCGTCGCGAACCGCGACCGGGGCGCCACACAGAACCTGTCCGGTAGCCGGTCGGGCCCGAACCGGGCCGCGACCACCAGGCGGCCGATGTACGCCCGAACCGGGCGGTCATCAGTGCCGCGATCATCATACGATGAAGCATCATCCGTTCGGCTGATTACGGCACAAGTGTGGGCCAGCCCACCAAATCGTCAACCGGCCAGCTCCGCGTAGCGTTGCTCCAGGTCGACCCGGGCCAGCGCCCCCACCAGCCAGGCGAGGCGTTCGGACTCGCCGCTGCCGGCCAGTTCCGCCAGGTCGTCGGCGGAGCGGCCCAGCCCCAGCCTGCGGGCCGCGACGAGCGCCCTGCGGTCGGCCACCGGTGCCACCTCCCGCCACAGCGCCTGGGCCTCGCGCAGGAACAGGTCCACCACCGCGCCGTCCACCCCGGGCAGTTCGGTGAGCAGTTCCCGCTCCCGGGCCGGGTCGTGGTGGGCCACCGCGCGCAGCCGGCGCAGGTCGCCCCGGTAGCGCTCCACCACGGCTCGGGCCAGGTCGCCGAGGGTGTCGGCCAGCGCGTCGACGTCGCCGCGCTGGCCGCTGTCGCGCAGCACGCGCACCCGGTCGGCGTGCAGGGAACGAGCCAGTCGGGCGGCACTGTCCCAGCCTGCGGCGGGCAGGGCGTGTGCACTGTCCAGGGCACGCCGGAAGTCTCCCCGGCGGGCCAGCAGTACGGCGAGGCAGAGCACCTGGAACAGGCTCGACGGGTTGTTGACCACCCGGAAGCCGTACTGCTCGGCGAAGCCCCGCCCGCTGGCCAGCCTGCGTACCAGGCGTTTCCTGTCCTCGGTTCGGGAACTGACTCTGGTCGGCATGCCGGCGACTACCCACGCCGCGCGAGGCCACGCCTGCCCTGCCCAGACTCAGCCGTGCAGCCCGCCGCTGCGGTCACGGGCCTTGAGGCGGGTGGTCGGCAGCTCCGGGGCGGGCAACGGCGGGGCGGAGTCGTCGGCTACGATGCCGAAGCGACGGCCGGCCGTCCAGTCCTCCCGGGCGGCGGCCACCTCCTCGTGCGAGCGACCGACGAAGTTCCACCACATCACCAGCGGCTCCTCGAACGGGGCCCCGCCGAGCAGCAGCAGTCGGCTCCCCGGCTCGCCCGTCAGGGTGAGCCGCTCCCGGCCGGCGCCGAGGTA
This window harbors:
- a CDS encoding DUF1345 domain-containing protein, which gives rise to MTTRRPVGHTPAAVQLTVMGVVGLVAGGLTALAATPALAPLAGWDAAALSWLVLVWHKLWPMDARWTARLAVYEDPNRAARDALLLAACLASLLAVGVVLTHAHGTPATPARNVYGGLGVLSVLLSWLVVHTVFAARYARIYYTGPDGGIDFNQPEPPRYSDFAYLAFTVGMTFQVSDTNLTSNEMRRTALRHSMVSYLFGAFIIAVTVNLLASLAS